A part of Chroicocephalus ridibundus chromosome 5, bChrRid1.1, whole genome shotgun sequence genomic DNA contains:
- the MED28 gene encoding mediator of RNA polymerase II transcription subunit 28 produces the protein MAGALSGMFANQPPGPPPPPPGPPGGPGPAGLIPPPTGPRNPNNTLVDELEASFEACFASLVSQDYVNGTDQEEIRTGVDQCIQKFLDVARQTECFFLQKRLQLSVQKPEQVIKEDVSELRNELQRKEALIQKHLGKLRHWQQVLEDISVQHKKPAEMPQGPLAYLEQASANIPAPMKQT, from the exons ATGGCGGGCGCGCTGAGCGGCATGTTCGCCAACCAGCCGCCagggcccccgccgccgccgccgggacctcccggcgggcccggcccggccggcctTATCCCGCCTCCCACGGGGCCGCGCAATCCCAACAACACGCTGGTGGACGAGCTGGAAGCGTCCTTCGAG GCCTGCTTCGCCTCGCTGGTGAGCCAGGACTACGTGAACGGCACGGACCAGGAGGAGATCCGCACCG gTGTTGATCAGTGCATCCAGAAGTTTCTGGATGTTGCCAGACAAACTGAATGCTTTTTCCTACAAAAACGACTGCAGCTATCAGTCCAGAAACCAGAGCAAGTAATTAAAGAG GATGTTTCAGAACTAAGGAATGAATTGCAGAGAAAAGAAGCATTAATTCAGAAGCATTTGGGTAAACTGCGACACTGGCAACAGGTCCTGGAAGATATCAGTGTACAGCACAAAAAGCCTGCAGAAATGCCTCAAGGTCCATTAGCTTACCTAGAACAGGCATCTGCTAATATTCCTGCTCCAATGAAGCAAACGTGA